A stretch of the Halomonas sp. BDJS001 genome encodes the following:
- the gmk gene encoding guanylate kinase — MSQGTLFIVSAPSGAGKTSLVRELIESLDGIQVSVSHTTRAKREGEVDGVNYHFTNVAEFEAMITRGEFFEYAKVFDNYYGTSRQAVEVLLAAGQDVILEIDWQGAQQVRAQMPDAVSIFILPPSRNELERRLASRGTDEHAVIARRMRDAVSEMSHYHEYDYLVVNDDFTTALQELQSLVISRRLSLPVMSERHAPLLAALLSQAPTVE, encoded by the coding sequence ATGTCCCAAGGTACGCTGTTTATCGTTTCTGCCCCGTCGGGTGCTGGCAAGACTAGCTTGGTGCGCGAGCTAATCGAAAGCCTGGATGGGATTCAAGTATCGGTGTCGCATACCACGCGTGCCAAGCGTGAGGGTGAGGTGGATGGCGTGAATTACCATTTCACCAATGTGGCCGAGTTTGAAGCGATGATCACGCGGGGTGAATTCTTTGAGTATGCCAAAGTATTTGATAATTACTACGGCACCTCGCGCCAGGCGGTAGAGGTATTGCTGGCTGCGGGGCAGGACGTCATCCTCGAAATCGATTGGCAGGGCGCCCAGCAGGTACGCGCACAAATGCCTGATGCGGTATCGATTTTTATTCTGCCGCCTTCCCGCAACGAGCTTGAGCGGCGCCTTGCTAGCCGCGGCACCGACGAGCATGCGGTGATTGCCCGGCGTATGCGCGATGCGGTGAGTGAAATGTCTCATTACCATGAATATGATTACCTCGTTGTTAACGATGACTTCACCACGGCGCTGCAGGAGTTACAGTCGCTGGTGATCAGCCGTCGCTTAAGCCTTCCGGTAATGAGCGAGCGCCACGCGCCGCTGTTGGCTGCACTCTTGTCACAGGCGCCTACGGTCGAGTAA
- a CDS encoding RidA family protein, with the protein MSNKAVINTSKAPAAIGPYSQAIKAGNTVYLSGQIPLDPATMAIVSEDFEAQARQVFTNLQAVCEEAAGSLSDIVKLNLYLVDLDNFAIVNQVMEEFFTAPFPARAAVGVKALPKGSQVEAEAVMVIGD; encoded by the coding sequence ATGAGCAACAAAGCTGTTATCAACACCAGCAAAGCCCCTGCGGCTATTGGCCCTTACTCCCAGGCCATAAAAGCGGGCAACACGGTGTATCTCTCCGGCCAAATTCCGCTTGATCCCGCCACCATGGCGATTGTGTCTGAAGATTTTGAAGCCCAGGCACGCCAAGTATTCACCAATCTGCAAGCAGTGTGCGAAGAAGCGGCGGGCTCGCTAAGCGATATCGTTAAACTGAATCTGTATCTGGTGGATTTGGATAACTTTGCGATTGTTAACCAAGTCATGGAAGAGTTCTTCACCGCTCCTTTCCCCGCCCGCGCCGCCGTTGGCGTTAAAGCGCTGCCCAAAGGCAGCCAGGTGGAAGCGGAAGCGGTGATGGTTATCGGTGACTAG
- the rpoZ gene encoding DNA-directed RNA polymerase subunit omega, with translation MARVTVEDCLENVENRFKLVMISTQRARQLARGSRDALLPWENDKPTVMALREIAAGLVDHTVLDEPVEAAVRPRPAMAPTHIDD, from the coding sequence ATGGCTCGCGTAACCGTTGAAGATTGTCTTGAAAATGTTGAAAACCGTTTCAAGCTGGTAATGATTTCCACCCAGCGGGCTCGCCAGCTGGCACGCGGTTCTCGTGATGCGCTGCTACCCTGGGAAAACGATAAACCCACGGTGATGGCGCTGCGTGAAATTGCCGCAGGCCTGGTCGATCACACTGTGCTCGACGAGCCCGTTGAAGCCGCTGTTCGTCCGCGCCCAGCGATGGCGCCTACTCATATCGACGACTAA
- a CDS encoding MFS transporter produces MQDSTTSLSQDQASSQGLARNPRLAEFVLALGGFGIGTSEFVIMGLMNRVAGDLAVTVPQVGYAISSYALGVVVGAPLISALAARVPRRLLLIILMLVFAAGNIASAMAPGFWSFVGLRFLAGLPHGAYFGIAALVAAGAVPIDQRARAISRVMLGLTVAILIGAPLGTWMGNLFGWQIAFAGVGGIALLTALLIRLYVPLQPVDAFASPARELTALLKQRVLVTLALACIGCGGMFAIFSYVMPTLTQQAGMSEALGPLVLVIFGLGSIAGNLIGGRMADKNLMRAIPTILLWCGVVQGLFYFAANNVWTGLLFVGLVGTSMALAPSLQTRLMDVAEDAQTMAASLNHAAFNGANALGAWLAGLAISAGFSWSSTGLVGAGLALCGLVIFAAGRWLEKRTYGAVTQRA; encoded by the coding sequence ATGCAGGATTCGACAACATCGTTATCTCAAGATCAGGCGTCGTCTCAAGGGCTGGCGCGTAATCCGCGCCTGGCCGAATTTGTGTTGGCGCTGGGCGGCTTTGGGATTGGCACCAGCGAGTTCGTCATTATGGGCCTGATGAACCGCGTGGCGGGTGATTTAGCCGTCACCGTGCCGCAAGTGGGATACGCAATAAGCAGCTACGCCCTGGGCGTGGTGGTCGGCGCGCCGCTGATTTCAGCGCTGGCCGCGCGAGTGCCAAGGCGGCTGCTATTAATTATCCTGATGCTGGTGTTTGCAGCGGGCAATATTGCCAGTGCCATGGCGCCGGGGTTCTGGTCATTTGTTGGTCTGCGTTTTCTGGCTGGCCTGCCCCACGGCGCCTATTTTGGCATCGCGGCGCTAGTGGCGGCGGGGGCGGTGCCGATTGACCAACGGGCGAGGGCTATTTCCCGCGTCATGCTGGGCTTAACCGTAGCGATTTTGATCGGTGCACCGCTGGGTACCTGGATGGGCAATCTGTTTGGCTGGCAGATCGCCTTTGCAGGCGTTGGAGGCATTGCGTTGCTTACCGCCCTGTTGATTCGCCTATATGTACCGCTGCAGCCTGTTGATGCCTTTGCAAGCCCAGCACGTGAGCTAACAGCGTTGCTTAAGCAGCGTGTCTTGGTCACGCTGGCGCTCGCCTGCATCGGCTGCGGCGGTATGTTCGCTATTTTTAGCTATGTGATGCCGACATTAACCCAGCAAGCTGGTATGAGCGAAGCCCTGGGGCCATTGGTATTGGTGATCTTTGGCCTGGGCTCGATTGCCGGGAATTTAATCGGCGGGCGTATGGCGGATAAAAACCTGATGCGCGCAATTCCGACCATCCTGCTCTGGTGTGGGGTGGTTCAGGGGCTATTTTACTTTGCCGCCAATAATGTCTGGACGGGGTTGCTGTTCGTCGGCCTGGTGGGTACCAGTATGGCGTTAGCGCCTTCACTACAAACCCGCTTAATGGATGTGGCGGAAGATGCCCAAACCATGGCGGCCTCCCTTAACCATGCAGCCTTTAACGGCGCCAATGCACTAGGGGCGTGGCTTGCCGGGCTTGCGATCAGCGCTGGCTTTAGTTGGTCGAGTACGGGGCTAGTGGGCGCTGGTTTGGCGCTCTGCGGCTTGGTGATTTTTGCCGCTGGGCGCTGGCTGGAAAAGCGTACCTATGGCGCCGTGACCCAGCGTGCCTGA
- a CDS encoding DNA-3-methyladenine glycosylase family protein — MTPKTIEQAMQTLAECDSDIARAYPLVGAPAPRQRDQGFATFFSTIVSQQLSTEAARAIMGRVNTLLPELHAKAVMEVEGQALRDAGLSWRKIEYAKGLAEAELAGTFSANGLEQLSDDEAIAAITQLRGFGRWSAEIYLMFSLQRPDIFPADDLALRVALGRLKGMEDKPTPKQARQLVAHWSPWRSVGSLFLWHYYRGEPL, encoded by the coding sequence ATGACGCCCAAAACCATCGAGCAGGCCATGCAAACCCTCGCCGAGTGCGACTCGGATATTGCCCGCGCCTATCCATTGGTGGGCGCACCTGCCCCACGCCAACGTGACCAGGGCTTTGCGACGTTCTTCTCCACCATCGTTAGCCAACAGCTATCTACCGAAGCGGCTCGAGCGATTATGGGTCGTGTCAATACACTGCTGCCCGAGCTGCATGCCAAGGCAGTGATGGAGGTAGAGGGCCAAGCGCTGCGCGATGCGGGGCTCTCCTGGCGCAAGATCGAGTACGCCAAGGGCCTGGCAGAAGCGGAGCTGGCAGGCACCTTTAGCGCCAATGGGCTTGAACAACTAAGCGACGACGAGGCGATTGCCGCGATTACCCAGCTACGTGGGTTTGGCCGCTGGAGTGCGGAGATCTACCTCATGTTCTCGCTACAACGCCCGGACATTTTCCCCGCTGATGACCTTGCTCTGCGAGTGGCGCTCGGCCGCTTAAAAGGCATGGAGGACAAACCCACGCCTAAGCAAGCCCGCCAGTTGGTGGCGCACTGGTCGCCCTGGCGCAGCGTGGGTTCGCTGTTTCTGTGGCACTACTATCGCGGCGAGCCGTTATAG
- a CDS encoding RelA/SpoT family protein: MFTIDDLADRLGGYLPPDEIQQVKRAFYYAEQAHDGQRRRSGEPYVTHPLAVANILANMHMDHQSLMAAMLHDVIEDTGVSKKALEAQFGKPVAELVDGVSKLTQITFEDKAVAQAENFQKMVLAMSRDIRVIIVKLADRLHNMRTLGALRPDKKRRIARETLEIYARIAGRLGINTIRIELEDLSFQAIHPMRAERIKRAVASARGHRRSAMREIQSSLQKSLDDDALNGTVVGRQKHLLSIYKKMRDQRKPFAEIMDVFGFRIITEDVASCYRILGVVHNLYKPVPGRFKDYIAIPKANGYQSLHTTLFGSRGMPIEVQIRTREMEAMANNGIAAHWLYKAGQTSHPIAEGSHARARAWVKGLLEMQRHAGDSLEFIEHVKNDLFPDDIYVFTPKGDIMELPQGATVIDFAYSVHTDIGNNCIACRIDRHLAPLSTRLESGQTLEIITAPGAKPNLAWLNFVTTAKARSAIRHALKYQQQTEAIMLGRRLLNKALAPFDTSLEELDESVLKRAFKELDVTSEESLLESLGLGNRMTHVVARRLVDAAHGDETYEHPAGVDGSKAVMISGSEGMVLNFARCCHPLPGDPVVGHLSTGKGLVVHRAECKNVVDKNFADKNDPDKLFALEWSDTIDEDFPVALRIEIESRRGLVAELAGLVTDADANIERIGIEERDAHLSTVNLTLSVKGRVHLARIIKRIRNLPNVGKITRLAN, from the coding sequence ATGTTCACCATTGATGACCTGGCCGATAGGCTCGGCGGCTATTTACCCCCGGATGAGATCCAGCAGGTCAAACGCGCCTTTTACTACGCTGAGCAGGCCCATGACGGCCAGCGGCGGCGTTCCGGCGAGCCCTACGTCACCCACCCGCTTGCGGTGGCGAATATTCTTGCCAATATGCACATGGATCATCAAAGCCTGATGGCCGCCATGCTGCACGACGTTATCGAAGATACCGGGGTTTCCAAAAAAGCACTGGAGGCCCAGTTTGGTAAACCGGTAGCCGAACTGGTGGACGGGGTATCCAAACTTACCCAAATCACCTTTGAAGACAAAGCCGTCGCCCAGGCGGAGAACTTCCAGAAAATGGTGCTGGCGATGTCGCGGGATATTCGCGTCATCATCGTTAAACTGGCTGACCGGTTGCATAATATGCGAACCCTGGGCGCTCTAAGGCCGGATAAAAAGCGCCGCATCGCCCGGGAAACGTTGGAAATATATGCACGTATCGCTGGGCGGCTGGGCATCAATACGATTCGTATAGAGCTTGAGGACCTCTCCTTTCAAGCGATTCACCCTATGCGCGCGGAGCGTATCAAACGCGCCGTTGCCAGTGCGCGGGGGCATCGGCGCAGCGCTATGCGCGAAATACAGTCTTCGCTGCAAAAGAGCCTGGATGACGACGCGCTTAACGGCACGGTGGTCGGCCGCCAAAAGCATCTGCTGTCGATCTATAAAAAGATGCGCGACCAGCGTAAGCCCTTTGCCGAAATCATGGATGTATTTGGTTTTCGCATCATTACCGAAGATGTGGCCAGCTGCTACCGTATTTTAGGCGTTGTGCATAACCTCTATAAGCCGGTGCCGGGGCGTTTTAAAGACTATATTGCGATCCCCAAGGCCAACGGTTACCAGAGCCTGCATACCACCCTGTTTGGTTCCCGGGGTATGCCCATTGAAGTGCAGATACGCACCCGCGAAATGGAAGCGATGGCCAATAACGGTATCGCCGCCCACTGGCTTTACAAGGCGGGCCAGACCTCGCATCCGATTGCCGAAGGCAGCCACGCCCGCGCCCGCGCCTGGGTGAAAGGGCTGCTGGAAATGCAGCGTCACGCTGGTGACTCGCTGGAGTTTATCGAACACGTTAAAAACGACCTGTTTCCTGACGATATCTATGTGTTCACGCCGAAAGGCGACATTATGGAGCTCCCCCAGGGCGCGACTGTAATCGACTTCGCCTACTCCGTGCATACGGATATCGGCAATAACTGCATCGCCTGCCGTATTGACCGCCACCTGGCACCGCTTTCGACGCGCTTGGAGAGTGGCCAGACACTGGAAATTATTACGGCCCCTGGTGCTAAGCCAAATCTCGCCTGGCTTAACTTTGTGACCACGGCAAAGGCGCGTTCAGCTATTCGTCACGCGCTAAAATATCAGCAGCAGACAGAAGCGATCATGCTGGGTCGGCGATTACTCAATAAAGCGCTGGCGCCCTTCGATACCAGCCTGGAAGAGCTGGATGAGAGTGTCCTCAAGCGGGCCTTCAAAGAGCTGGATGTGACTTCCGAAGAGTCGCTATTGGAGTCGCTAGGGCTGGGTAACCGTATGACCCACGTGGTGGCTCGCCGCCTGGTGGATGCCGCCCATGGTGATGAGACCTATGAGCATCCTGCAGGCGTTGACGGTAGCAAAGCCGTGATGATCAGCGGCAGTGAAGGCATGGTGCTTAACTTTGCGCGCTGCTGCCACCCGCTGCCGGGCGATCCGGTGGTGGGCCACCTTTCCACGGGTAAAGGCTTGGTGGTGCATCGCGCCGAGTGTAAAAACGTGGTGGATAAGAACTTCGCCGATAAAAACGACCCTGACAAGCTCTTCGCGCTGGAGTGGTCGGACACTATTGATGAAGACTTCCCGGTCGCGCTGCGTATCGAGATTGAGAGCCGCCGCGGGTTAGTCGCAGAGCTTGCCGGGCTGGTCACCGATGCCGATGCCAATATTGAGCGGATTGGCATTGAAGAGCGTGATGCCCACCTTTCCACCGTCAATCTGACCCTGTCGGTGAAAGGCCGCGTGCATTTGGCGCGTATTATTAAGCGTATCCGTAATCTTCCCAACGTTGGCAAGATAACCCGACTCGCCAATTAA
- a CDS encoding pirin family protein: MPANTNQAVRRVIAQHPAKRDDIGDLTTRRPLPGPGLDQLDPFLFLNHHGPQTYPANNHGLPFGPHPHRGFETVTFILEGSLAHADSARHQSVINAGGVQWMTAGSGIVHAEISPPEFLRDGGPLEILQLWVNLPARLKMSEPRYVGLQQESIPSIALPGGGELNLIAGEWQGDTGPIETLTGIFMSTLRLPAGSRAQLPVAPGRQVFLYVVDGDVSVGGESVKPHHLIEVDRDGDSLDIEASSDARLLFGHGDMIDEPVYSHGPFVMNTREEIVQAVEDYQNGKFGGLDA; this comes from the coding sequence ATGCCAGCAAACACTAACCAAGCCGTGCGCCGTGTCATCGCCCAGCACCCGGCCAAGCGCGATGATATTGGCGATTTAACCACTCGTCGGCCGCTGCCGGGGCCAGGGCTGGATCAGCTTGATCCGTTTCTGTTTCTCAACCACCACGGCCCGCAGACGTACCCGGCTAATAACCATGGGCTGCCCTTTGGCCCGCACCCCCACCGGGGCTTTGAAACGGTGACCTTTATTCTCGAGGGCTCGCTTGCCCATGCGGACAGCGCCAGGCATCAAAGCGTGATCAATGCGGGCGGCGTGCAGTGGATGACCGCGGGCAGCGGTATTGTGCATGCGGAAATTTCGCCACCGGAGTTTCTGCGCGATGGTGGCCCGCTGGAAATTTTACAGCTATGGGTCAACCTGCCTGCGCGCTTGAAAATGAGTGAGCCGCGCTACGTGGGCCTGCAGCAGGAGTCGATTCCTTCCATTGCACTGCCGGGGGGCGGGGAACTGAATCTGATCGCCGGGGAGTGGCAGGGCGACACAGGCCCTATCGAAACGCTAACGGGGATATTTATGTCGACGTTGCGGCTGCCTGCCGGTAGTCGCGCGCAACTACCTGTGGCGCCGGGACGGCAGGTGTTTCTTTACGTAGTGGACGGCGATGTCTCAGTAGGCGGCGAGTCAGTTAAGCCGCACCATCTTATTGAAGTAGATCGCGACGGCGATAGCCTCGATATTGAAGCCAGCAGCGATGCACGTCTGCTGTTTGGCCATGGTGATATGATCGACGAACCCGTCTACTCCCACGGCCCCTTTGTGATGAACACCCGGGAAGAGATCGTGCAAGCGGTCGAGGACTACCAGAACGGTAAGTTTGGTGGTCTAGACGCCTAG
- a CDS encoding LysR substrate-binding domain-containing protein, translated as MHRRRLPLSQLRAFEAAARHRSFKQAAEELAVTPAAISHQVRELEALLGVALFERRIRRVVPTPAAEHLFPVLQRGFDTFSDALEALREQGNGGSVTLSCTPAFASQWLLPRLTDFHAQNPEIDLRIHASEAPLDLSRGAALAIRYGMGPYPEHEVDVLAEDTFALVASPQLNLSGYEDLKTVRHIVFDWYCATLGLPSWQHWCQAAGGTITDLGPSLIFSDESHAIQAAIAGQGVALLSLTLVKAELERSVLEVPFGPNLPGLRYQLVRHARFGDHAALESVAKWLRGIFAAASTKKVLPHIPVRP; from the coding sequence ATGCATCGACGCCGACTGCCACTCTCCCAACTGCGCGCCTTCGAGGCGGCGGCGCGTCATCGTAGCTTCAAGCAGGCTGCCGAAGAGCTGGCCGTTACACCGGCGGCCATCAGCCATCAGGTGCGCGAACTGGAAGCGCTGCTGGGCGTAGCCTTGTTCGAGCGCCGCATACGCAGGGTGGTGCCAACGCCAGCGGCGGAGCACTTGTTCCCGGTGTTACAACGTGGCTTCGATACCTTCAGCGACGCCCTGGAGGCACTGCGTGAGCAGGGTAATGGCGGCAGTGTCACGCTCTCCTGCACTCCGGCTTTCGCCAGCCAGTGGCTGTTGCCTCGGCTGACCGACTTCCATGCCCAGAACCCCGAGATCGACTTGCGCATTCACGCTAGCGAAGCCCCCCTGGATCTTTCACGTGGTGCTGCGCTGGCGATTCGCTACGGCATGGGCCCTTACCCGGAGCATGAGGTGGACGTATTGGCCGAAGACACTTTTGCCCTGGTAGCTAGCCCGCAGTTGAATCTAAGCGGATACGAAGATTTGAAAACGGTTCGCCATATCGTTTTCGACTGGTACTGCGCTACGCTGGGTCTACCGTCGTGGCAGCACTGGTGCCAGGCCGCGGGCGGCACTATTACCGACCTAGGGCCCAGCCTGATCTTTTCCGACGAGAGCCATGCCATCCAGGCCGCTATCGCTGGCCAGGGTGTGGCATTACTTAGCCTGACCCTGGTAAAGGCGGAACTCGAGCGCAGCGTACTGGAGGTGCCTTTCGGGCCAAACCTGCCCGGGCTGCGCTATCAGTTGGTTCGGCATGCACGTTTCGGCGACCACGCTGCCCTTGAGTCAGTGGCCAAATGGCTGCGAGGGATCTTTGCCGCAGCATCGACTAAAAAGGTATTACCACACATTCCTGTGCGCCCCTGA
- a CDS encoding extensin family protein, with the protein MRSTLFILALIGLGVALQKGIIEIPRHWAPWAPLHIDDPITPVTKLKLSRLADDREGCLAALDTVPDGELSYMPLADYSPTASCPLTNVVRLQASGVSFNQSFVATCPLALAWVMYERHALQPAAEEIMSSRVNQVNHVGSFACRNVYGRETGRRSEHATAEALDVTGFQFENGQRITLINHWNDEGEVGEFLRAARDGACDTFGNVLGPDYNAAHADHFHMGMRGFRLCR; encoded by the coding sequence ATGCGCAGTACGCTATTTATTTTAGCCTTGATTGGATTGGGCGTAGCCCTGCAAAAAGGCATCATTGAGATTCCCCGCCACTGGGCGCCCTGGGCACCTCTGCATATTGATGACCCTATCACTCCAGTGACTAAACTTAAGCTAAGCCGCCTAGCGGATGACCGTGAGGGCTGTTTAGCGGCATTAGATACCGTTCCTGATGGCGAACTTAGCTACATGCCGTTAGCAGATTACTCCCCTACGGCAAGCTGCCCGCTTACCAATGTCGTGCGCCTGCAAGCCAGCGGCGTTTCTTTTAACCAGAGTTTTGTGGCGACCTGCCCCTTGGCGCTGGCCTGGGTCATGTATGAACGCCATGCGTTACAGCCTGCAGCGGAAGAGATTATGAGTAGCCGGGTAAATCAGGTTAACCACGTGGGTAGTTTTGCCTGCCGTAATGTTTACGGGCGTGAGACCGGCCGACGCAGCGAACACGCCACCGCCGAAGCGCTGGATGTAACGGGGTTTCAATTTGAGAATGGGCAGCGCATTACACTGATCAACCATTGGAATGATGAGGGCGAGGTGGGTGAGTTCTTAAGGGCCGCCCGTGACGGGGCCTGCGATACCTTTGGCAATGTGTTAGGGCCTGACTACAACGCCGCGCATGCCGACCACTTTCATATGGGCATGCGCGGATTTAGGCTGTGTCGCTAA
- a CDS encoding FMN-dependent NADH-azoreductase, with the protein MANLLHLDASARPGRSGVDSHGSHSRRLSAHFVEQWQQARPGDRILYRDLGQHPPRPVSGDWIHAAFTKPEAREPWMLDALSESDTLVDELLEADVIVAGVPMYNFGVPAGFKAYIDNIVRVGRTFGFDRSRQGLPYWPMLTDMHKQMVVLGSRGDYGYEPGERMAHANHVEPHIRTVFGYLGIDKVHGIAVEYDEFGDERLQKSLAQAERNIKALVAELGRSLT; encoded by the coding sequence ATGGCTAATCTACTTCACTTAGATGCCAGCGCGCGCCCCGGCCGTTCTGGTGTCGATTCTCACGGTTCCCACTCCCGGCGCCTCAGTGCCCATTTCGTCGAACAATGGCAGCAGGCGCGCCCTGGTGACCGCATCCTCTATCGCGACCTAGGTCAGCACCCGCCGCGGCCCGTTAGCGGCGACTGGATTCATGCTGCATTCACCAAGCCGGAGGCACGCGAGCCCTGGATGCTCGATGCCCTGTCTGAGAGCGATACTCTGGTCGATGAGCTGCTGGAAGCCGATGTGATTGTCGCCGGTGTGCCAATGTATAACTTCGGCGTTCCCGCCGGATTCAAGGCTTATATCGATAATATCGTGCGGGTCGGGCGCACCTTCGGTTTCGACCGCTCGCGCCAGGGGCTGCCCTACTGGCCTATGCTGACCGACATGCACAAACAGATGGTAGTGCTGGGTTCCCGGGGTGACTACGGCTACGAACCAGGCGAACGCATGGCCCATGCTAACCACGTCGAACCGCATATTCGTACTGTGTTCGGCTACCTAGGCATAGATAAAGTGCACGGTATTGCAGTGGAGTATGACGAATTTGGTGATGAACGCCTGCAGAAGTCGCTGGCTCAAGCTGAGAGGAATATAAAGGCACTGGTGGCGGAACTAGGTAGATCTCTTACATAG
- a CDS encoding zinc-dependent alcohol dehydrogenase family protein, with protein MKAVVFEQFSAPPQIQHLPDPTPESHGVVVKVMANGVCRSDWHGWVGHDSDIQLPHVPGHELAGVVEAVGKDVQKWRIGDRVTVPFVGGCGTCPECHSGNHQVCDSQFQPGFTHWGSFAEYVSIHYADVNLVALPETLDFATAASLGCRFVTSFRAVVDQGKTSAGQWVAVHGCGGVGLSAVMIANAIGANVVAIDISEDALNLARQLGAVATVNAAKVANVVEAVAEITRGGAHVSLDALGHPTTCFNSISNLRKRGKHIQVGLMLAENSTPAIPMSKVIANELEILGSHGMQAHRYDAMLAMIQSGKLAPEKLIGKRITLEQSIDALMNMDKFEGAGVTVVTEF; from the coding sequence ATGAAAGCGGTTGTTTTTGAGCAATTTTCCGCTCCACCCCAGATTCAACACCTGCCTGACCCTACGCCTGAGTCGCATGGCGTGGTGGTGAAGGTAATGGCCAATGGAGTGTGCCGCAGCGACTGGCATGGCTGGGTGGGGCACGATAGCGATATCCAGCTACCCCATGTGCCAGGGCACGAGCTGGCAGGCGTAGTCGAAGCCGTGGGTAAAGACGTACAGAAATGGCGCATTGGCGACCGCGTCACGGTGCCGTTCGTGGGTGGGTGCGGCACTTGCCCAGAGTGCCACTCCGGCAATCATCAGGTGTGCGATAGCCAGTTTCAGCCCGGTTTTACACACTGGGGCTCCTTTGCAGAGTATGTGAGTATTCACTACGCTGACGTTAATTTAGTCGCATTACCCGAGACGCTCGATTTTGCAACGGCCGCCAGCTTGGGCTGTCGCTTCGTTACTTCATTTCGGGCGGTGGTCGATCAGGGGAAAACATCGGCCGGGCAGTGGGTGGCGGTTCATGGCTGCGGTGGTGTGGGTCTTTCTGCCGTGATGATTGCCAATGCTATCGGCGCTAACGTGGTTGCCATCGATATTTCAGAAGATGCGCTTAATCTAGCCCGTCAATTAGGTGCCGTTGCCACGGTGAATGCCGCCAAGGTCGCCAATGTGGTGGAAGCGGTGGCCGAAATCACCCGGGGAGGCGCTCATGTATCCCTGGATGCGCTAGGCCACCCGACGACCTGTTTTAACTCCATCAGCAACCTGCGTAAACGGGGCAAGCATATTCAGGTTGGGCTGATGTTGGCTGAGAACAGCACCCCCGCTATTCCCATGAGCAAGGTGATCGCCAATGAGCTTGAAATACTCGGCAGCCATGGCATGCAGGCACACCGTTATGACGCCATGCTGGCGATGATTCAATCTGGCAAGCTGGCGCCGGAAAAGCTGATTGGCAAGCGGATTACGCTTGAACAGTCGATTGATGCGCTGATGAATATGGATAAGTTTGAAGGGGCGGGTGTAACGGTGGTGACCGAGTTTTGA
- a CDS encoding Lrp/AsnC family transcriptional regulator produces MSQLDKVDAQIVDSLQADGRLSIAKLAERLGMSEATCWRRHKRLEELGVIEGYQATLNRQKLGGNVLAFVQITCTQHSEAATAEFERIIQASSRVLSCHNTTGEADFLLQVIARDLDDYSHFVEQVLRQLPGVSSIRSNISLREMKATSHLPVRELLGL; encoded by the coding sequence ATGAGCCAGCTGGATAAAGTAGACGCCCAAATAGTCGATAGCCTTCAAGCCGATGGTCGGCTATCCATCGCCAAGCTGGCCGAGCGGCTGGGGATGAGCGAAGCCACCTGTTGGCGACGCCATAAACGTCTGGAGGAGTTGGGCGTGATCGAAGGCTACCAAGCCACGCTGAACCGGCAAAAGCTTGGCGGTAATGTGCTGGCATTTGTACAGATCACCTGCACCCAGCACAGCGAAGCGGCCACCGCGGAGTTCGAGCGCATTATCCAGGCCAGCTCCCGGGTACTCAGTTGCCATAACACCACCGGCGAAGCGGACTTCCTGCTACAGGTTATCGCCCGCGACCTCGATGATTACAGCCACTTCGTAGAGCAGGTGCTACGCCAACTGCCTGGGGTATCGAGCATCCGTTCCAATATTTCCCTGCGAGAAATGAAGGCGACAAGCCACTTGCCGGTTAGAGAGTTGCTGGGGCTGTAA